A section of the Ochotona princeps isolate mOchPri1 chromosome 19, mOchPri1.hap1, whole genome shotgun sequence genome encodes:
- the LYRM7 gene encoding complex III assembly factor LYRM7 isoform X1, whose product MGQAAKVLQLFKTLHRTRQQVFKNDARALEAARIKINEEFKSNKSETSPKKIEELIKIGSDVELLLRTSVIQGIHTDHNTLKLVPRKDLLLENMPYCDAPTQKQ is encoded by the exons ATGGGTCAGGCGGCGAAG GTTTTGCAGCTCTTTAAAACATTGCACAGGACCAgacaacaagtttttaaaaatgatgctaGAGCATTAGAAG cagccagaataaaaataaatgaagaattcaaaagTAATAAAAGTGAGACTTCTCCTAAGAAAATAGAGGAG CTAATAAAAATAGGCTCCGATGTTGAACTGTTACTGAGAACATCTGTTATACAAGGTATCCACACAGACCACAATACACtga aattggTTCCTAGGAAAGACCTTCTTTTAGAAAATATGCCATATTGTGATGCACCCACACAGAAGCAATGA
- the LYRM7 gene encoding complex III assembly factor LYRM7 isoform X2 produces MGQAAKVLQLFKTLHRTRQQVFKNDARALEAARIKINEEFKSNKSETSPKKIEELIKIGSDVELLLRTSVIQGIHTDHNTLNVM; encoded by the exons ATGGGTCAGGCGGCGAAG GTTTTGCAGCTCTTTAAAACATTGCACAGGACCAgacaacaagtttttaaaaatgatgctaGAGCATTAGAAG cagccagaataaaaataaatgaagaattcaaaagTAATAAAAGTGAGACTTCTCCTAAGAAAATAGAGGAG CTAATAAAAATAGGCTCCGATGTTGAACTGTTACTGAGAACATCTGTTATACAAGGTATCCACACAGACCACAATACACtga ACGTGATGTGA
- the HINT1 gene encoding adenosine 5'-monophosphoramidase HINT1: protein MADEIAKAQVARPGGDTIFGKIIRKEIPAKIIFEDDRCLAFHDISPQAPTHFLVIPKKHISQISAAEDDDESLLGHLMIVGKKCAAELGLKKGYRMVVNEGADGGQSVYHVHLHVLGGRQMNWPPG, encoded by the exons ATGGCAGATGAGATCGCCAAGGCTCAGGTCGCCCGGCCTGGCGGCGACACCATCTTCGGGAAGATCATCCGCAAGGAAATTCCAGCCAAAATCATTTTTGAAGATGACCGG tgtcTAGCTTTCCATGATATTTCCCCTCAAGCACCAACCCACTTCCTGGTGATCCCCAAGAAACATATATCCCAGATTTCTGCAGCCGAGGATGATGATGAGAGC cTTCTCGGACATTTAATGATTGTTGGCAAGAAATGTGCCGCTGAGCTGGGCCTGAAGAAGGGTTACCGCATGGTGGTGAACGAGGGTGCGGACGGCGGCCAGTCTGTCTATCACGTCCACCTGCACGTCCTTGGGGGTCGACAGATGAACTGGCCTCCTGGCTAA